One Streptomyces sp. V4I8 genomic window carries:
- a CDS encoding HAD hydrolase-like protein — protein sequence MSQSVRTRPEGSGQALSEAYDTALLDLDGVVYAGGNAIAHAVDSLAVARAGGMRLAYVTNNALRTPDIVAAHLTELGIPTGADDVITSAQAVARLISEQVPAGARVLVIGGEGLRVALRERGLEPVESADDDPAAVVQGFGGPELPWGRFAEASYAVARGVPWFASNTDLTIPSGRGIAPGNGAAVEVVRIATGAEPQVAGKPLPPMHRETILRTGAERPLVVGDRLDTDIEGAFNGEVDSLLVLTGVTDGAQLLAAPPQHRPTYVDADLRGLLTGQPDIVADGEGFRCGGWTAAARAERLELDGEGEALDGLRALCAAAWTAAGDGSCGLDAGKGLARLGL from the coding sequence ATGAGCCAGAGCGTCAGGACGAGGCCCGAGGGCAGTGGCCAGGCCCTGAGCGAGGCGTACGACACGGCGCTGCTCGACCTCGACGGTGTGGTGTACGCGGGTGGTAACGCGATCGCGCATGCGGTCGACTCGCTGGCGGTGGCCCGTGCGGGCGGGATGCGTCTCGCGTACGTCACGAACAACGCGCTGCGGACTCCGGACATCGTGGCCGCGCATCTGACGGAGCTGGGCATACCCACGGGGGCGGACGACGTCATCACCTCGGCGCAGGCGGTCGCGCGGCTGATCAGTGAGCAGGTGCCGGCGGGTGCCCGGGTGCTGGTGATCGGTGGGGAGGGGCTGCGGGTGGCGCTGCGGGAGCGCGGGCTGGAGCCCGTGGAGTCGGCGGACGACGATCCGGCGGCGGTCGTGCAGGGGTTCGGCGGGCCCGAGCTGCCGTGGGGACGGTTCGCGGAGGCTTCGTACGCGGTCGCGCGCGGGGTGCCCTGGTTCGCGTCCAACACCGACCTGACGATTCCGAGTGGGCGGGGGATCGCGCCGGGCAACGGTGCGGCGGTGGAGGTCGTGCGCATTGCCACCGGTGCCGAGCCGCAGGTGGCGGGCAAGCCGTTGCCTCCGATGCACCGGGAGACGATCCTGCGGACGGGTGCCGAGCGGCCGCTGGTGGTGGGGGACCGGCTGGACACGGACATCGAGGGTGCGTTCAACGGGGAGGTCGACTCGCTGCTCGTGCTGACCGGCGTGACCGACGGCGCCCAGCTTCTCGCCGCGCCGCCGCAGCACCGGCCGACGTATGTCGACGCCGATCTGCGGGGGTTGCTCACCGGGCAGCCCGACATCGTGGCGGACGGGGAAGGCTTCCGGTGCGGTGGCTGGACGGCTGCCGCCAGGGCGGAGCGGCTGGAACTCGACGGTGAGGGCGAGGCCTTGGACGGGCTGCGGGCGCTGTGTGCGGCGGCCTGGACCGCGGCCGGGGACGGCTCCTGCGGCCTGGACGCGGGGAAGGGGCTGGCGCGGCTGGGGTTGTG
- a CDS encoding DUF1015 domain-containing protein, protein MNTAGHPEATARRGLELTPFRGLRYDPDRVGSLAAVTSPPYDVVVRPDGLHQLQDSDPYNIVRLILPQAGTPSARNEQAAETLRRWLSEGVLTADTEPGLYVYEQHDGDGMLQRGIIGALLVTEPSEGLVLPHEDVMPHVVADRAALMRATSANLEPLLLTYRGNGTAAEATAVIERTVERPPLFSTTTEDGFSHRLWSITNPADLARVQSDLTRHQALIADGHHRWATYRRLRAEHASPSPWDYGLVLLVDTARYPLRVRAIHRLLHDVAVPDALAALDGHFRVRRLEVPLPEALETLADTACAGNAYLLAGDGTFHLVDHPEPALLDRTVPTDRPAAWRTLDATVLHATLLAHIWHVPEDDPTRIAYIHDTAATVRKAERDGGTAVLMHPVREDVVRDLARQGVTMPRKSTSFGPKPASGLVLRALDL, encoded by the coding sequence ATGAACACAGCAGGTCACCCGGAAGCAACGGCGCGCCGAGGCCTCGAACTGACCCCGTTCCGAGGACTTCGCTACGACCCCGACCGGGTCGGCAGCCTGGCTGCCGTGACATCCCCTCCGTACGACGTCGTCGTCCGCCCCGACGGCCTGCACCAGCTCCAGGACTCGGACCCGTACAACATCGTCCGCCTGATCCTCCCCCAGGCCGGCACCCCCAGCGCCCGCAACGAACAGGCCGCCGAGACCCTGCGCCGCTGGCTCTCCGAAGGCGTCCTGACCGCCGACACCGAGCCCGGCCTCTACGTCTACGAACAGCACGACGGGGACGGCATGCTGCAGCGCGGCATCATCGGCGCCCTGCTCGTGACGGAGCCCTCGGAGGGCCTGGTCCTGCCGCACGAGGACGTCATGCCGCACGTGGTCGCCGACCGCGCGGCCCTGATGCGCGCCACGTCCGCGAACCTCGAACCCCTGCTGCTGACCTACCGCGGCAACGGAACGGCAGCCGAAGCGACGGCAGTCATCGAGCGCACGGTCGAACGCCCGCCGCTCTTCTCGACCACCACGGAGGACGGCTTCAGCCACCGCCTGTGGTCGATCACCAACCCGGCCGACCTGGCCCGCGTCCAGTCCGACCTGACCCGCCACCAGGCCCTGATCGCCGACGGCCACCACCGCTGGGCGACATATCGCCGGCTACGCGCGGAGCACGCCTCCCCCAGCCCCTGGGACTACGGTCTCGTCCTCCTGGTCGACACGGCCCGATACCCCCTCCGCGTCCGCGCCATCCACCGCCTCCTGCACGACGTAGCGGTGCCGGACGCCCTGGCCGCCCTCGACGGCCACTTCCGCGTACGCCGCCTCGAAGTCCCGCTGCCCGAGGCCCTGGAGACGCTCGCCGACACGGCCTGCGCGGGCAACGCCTACCTCCTCGCCGGAGACGGCACCTTCCACCTCGTCGACCACCCGGAGCCGGCCCTCCTCGACCGTACGGTCCCCACCGACCGCCCCGCCGCCTGGCGCACCCTGGACGCGACGGTCCTGCACGCCACCCTCCTCGCCCACATCTGGCACGTCCCCGAGGACGACCCCACCCGCATCGCCTACATCCACGACACCGCCGCCACCGTCAGAAAAGCGGAACGCGACGGCGGTACGGCCGTCCTGATGCACCCGGTCCGCGAGGACGTCGTACGCGACCTCGCCCGCCAGGGCGTCACGATGCCCCGCAAGTCGACGTCGTTCGGCCCGAAACCGGCCTCGGGCCTGGTGCTGCGCGCACTGGACCTCTGA
- a CDS encoding DNA-3-methyladenine glycosylase — translation MIATPDRTPLSRSFFDRPVLEVAPDLLGRILVRTTPDGPIALRLTEVEAYDGPNDPGSHAYRGRTPRNDVMFGPPGHVYVYFTYGMWHCMNLVCGPDGQACAVLLRAGEIVEGAELARTRRLSARNDKELAKGPARLATALDVDRALDGTDACTSGETPLRVLTGTPVPSDQVRNGPRTGVAGDGGNGDIHPWRFWIANDPTVSPYRAHAPRRRRS, via the coding sequence ATGATCGCGACCCCCGACCGTACGCCCCTGTCCCGGAGCTTCTTCGACCGGCCCGTCCTGGAAGTCGCCCCCGACCTCCTGGGCCGCATCCTGGTACGCACCACCCCGGACGGTCCGATCGCACTCCGCCTCACGGAGGTCGAGGCCTACGACGGCCCGAACGACCCCGGCTCCCATGCCTATCGCGGCCGTACGCCCCGCAATGACGTGATGTTCGGTCCCCCCGGACACGTCTACGTCTACTTCACCTACGGCATGTGGCACTGCATGAACCTGGTGTGCGGACCCGACGGCCAGGCATGCGCGGTCCTGCTGCGCGCCGGCGAGATCGTCGAGGGCGCCGAGCTCGCCCGCACCCGTCGACTCTCGGCCCGCAACGACAAGGAACTGGCCAAAGGCCCGGCCCGCCTGGCCACCGCCCTGGATGTGGACCGAGCCTTGGACGGCACAGACGCATGCACCTCCGGCGAGACCCCACTGAGGGTCCTCACCGGCACCCCGGTCCCCTCCGACCAGGTACGGAACGGCCCCCGCACCGGCGTTGCGGGCGACGGAGGAAACGGGGACATCCACCCCTGGCGCTTCTGGATCGCCAACGACCCCACGGTGAGCCCCTATCGGGCCCACGCCCCGAGGCGACGCCGAAGTTGA
- a CDS encoding sporulation protein, giving the protein MAFKKLLASLGAGGASVETVLTEVNVVPGGVVQGEVRIQGGSVKQDIEGLSVGLQARVEVEGQDSEYKQDIEFTKLQLGGAFELQAGGVHAVPFGLEIPWETPVTTIDGQTLRGMNIGVTTELSIARAVDSTDLDPINVHPLPAQKAILDAFIQLGFRFKSADMERGHIRGTRQKLPFYQEIEFFPPQQYRGINQVELSFVADEHTMDVVLEMDKKPGLFSSGSDTFRSFQVGLNDFQGTDWAAYLNQWLSEVGSKRNWS; this is encoded by the coding sequence ATGGCGTTCAAGAAGCTGCTCGCGAGCCTGGGGGCCGGCGGGGCTTCGGTCGAGACGGTGCTGACCGAGGTCAACGTCGTTCCGGGCGGTGTCGTCCAGGGTGAGGTGCGGATTCAGGGCGGGTCCGTGAAGCAGGACATCGAGGGCCTGTCCGTGGGCCTGCAGGCGCGTGTCGAGGTCGAGGGCCAGGACTCGGAGTACAAGCAGGACATCGAGTTCACGAAGCTGCAGCTCGGTGGTGCCTTCGAGCTGCAGGCCGGGGGCGTGCACGCGGTGCCCTTCGGGCTGGAGATCCCGTGGGAGACGCCGGTCACGACGATCGACGGTCAGACGCTGCGTGGCATGAACATCGGTGTGACGACGGAGCTGTCGATCGCGCGGGCCGTGGACTCCACCGACCTGGACCCGATCAACGTGCACCCGCTGCCCGCGCAGAAGGCGATCCTCGACGCCTTCATCCAGCTGGGCTTCCGCTTCAAGAGCGCGGACATGGAGCGCGGCCACATCCGGGGTACGCGGCAGAAGCTGCCGTTCTACCAGGAGATCGAGTTCTTCCCGCCGCAGCAGTACCGGGGTATCAACCAGGTCGAGTTGAGCTTCGTCGCGGACGAGCACACGATGGACGTCGTCCTGGAAATGGACAAGAAGCCGGGGCTGTTCAGCTCGGGCAGCGACACCTTCCGGTCGTTCCAGGTGGGTCTGAACGACTTCCAGGGGACCGACTGGGCGGCCTATCTCAACCAGTGGCTGTCCGAGGTCGGCAGCAAGCGCAACTGGTCCTAG
- a CDS encoding YbhB/YbcL family Raf kinase inhibitor-like protein: protein MTELKRRPLPHDFHPPVPSFTVTSEDVESGGTLKDAQVQAAGNTSPQLRWEGFPAETKSFAVTCYDPDAPTGSGFWHWVLFDIPASVTELPVGAGSGKFEGLPEGAVHARNDYGSKDFGGAAPPPGDGPHRYVFTVYAVDQEKLGPDSDASPAVVGFNLRFHTIARAHVIAEYEVPAEA, encoded by the coding sequence GTGACCGAGCTCAAGAGGCGGCCGCTGCCCCACGACTTCCACCCGCCCGTGCCGTCCTTCACGGTCACGAGCGAGGACGTCGAGTCCGGTGGGACCCTCAAGGACGCTCAGGTCCAAGCGGCCGGCAACACCTCGCCGCAGCTGCGCTGGGAGGGCTTCCCGGCCGAGACCAAGAGCTTCGCGGTGACGTGCTACGACCCGGACGCCCCTACGGGCAGCGGGTTCTGGCACTGGGTCCTGTTCGACATCCCTGCCTCGGTCACCGAGCTGCCGGTGGGTGCGGGCAGCGGCAAGTTCGAGGGGCTGCCGGAGGGTGCGGTCCACGCTCGTAACGACTACGGGTCGAAGGACTTCGGCGGTGCCGCGCCGCCGCCCGGGGACGGGCCGCACCGCTATGTGTTCACGGTGTACGCCGTGGACCAGGAGAAGCTCGGTCCGGACTCGGACGCCAGCCCGGCGGTCGTCGGCTTCAACCTGCGGTTCCACACGATCGCGCGTGCCCATGTGATCGCCGAGTACGAGGTGCCCGCCGAAGCCTGA
- a CDS encoding HNH endonuclease translates to MRDTLVLNASFEPLSTVTLNRAIVLVLQDKAVVEQAHPELRMRGAAVDIPAPRVIRLCRYVRVPFRRQAPWSRRGVLVRDRHRCAYCGRRATTVDHVVPRSRGGQDTWLNTVASCAEDNHRKADRTPEQAGMPLLREPFEPTPADAMLLALGADDLAALPDWLAMDAA, encoded by the coding sequence ATGCGGGACACGCTGGTACTGAACGCGAGCTTCGAGCCGCTGTCGACGGTGACGTTGAACCGAGCCATCGTTCTGGTGCTTCAGGACAAGGCCGTCGTCGAGCAGGCCCACCCCGAACTGCGGATGCGTGGAGCCGCTGTCGACATACCGGCGCCCCGGGTGATCAGGCTCTGCAGGTACGTACGGGTGCCGTTCCGAAGACAAGCGCCGTGGTCGAGGCGGGGTGTACTGGTACGGGACAGGCACCGGTGCGCGTACTGCGGGCGTAGGGCTACGACCGTGGACCACGTGGTGCCTCGGTCGCGGGGTGGGCAGGACACGTGGCTGAATACGGTCGCTTCGTGTGCGGAGGACAATCATCGGAAGGCGGACCGGACGCCTGAGCAGGCGGGTATGCCCCTGTTGAGGGAGCCGTTCGAGCCGACGCCGGCCGATGCGATGTTGCTGGCGCTGGGGGCCGACGATCTTGCAGCACTTCCGGATTGGCTGGCAATGGACGCTGCCTGA
- a CDS encoding SPFH domain-containing protein, with protein MEPVIIVLIILVVLVFIALIKTIQVIPQASAAIVERFGRYTRTLNAGLNIVVPFIDTIRNRIDLREQVVPFPPQPVITQDNLVVNIDTVIYYQVTDARAATYEVASYIQAIEQLTVTTLRNIIGGMDLERTLTSREEINAALRGVLDEATGKWGIRVNRVELKAIEPPTSIQDSMEKQMRADRDKRAAILTAEGTRQAAILTAEGEKQSQILRAEGEAKAAALRAEGEAQAVRTVFEAIHAGDPDQKLLSYQYLQMLPKIAEGDANKLWIVPSEIGDALKGLSGAMGNLGGLGGGSGNGSSGNTGTERREKPSID; from the coding sequence ATGGAACCGGTCATCATCGTCTTGATCATTCTGGTGGTGTTGGTCTTCATCGCCCTGATCAAGACGATCCAGGTCATCCCACAGGCGAGCGCGGCCATCGTCGAACGCTTCGGCCGTTACACGCGGACACTCAACGCGGGCCTCAACATCGTGGTCCCGTTCATCGACACCATCCGCAACCGCATCGACCTGCGCGAACAGGTCGTACCGTTCCCGCCGCAGCCGGTGATCACCCAGGACAACCTGGTCGTGAACATCGACACGGTCATCTACTACCAGGTGACCGACGCCCGCGCCGCCACCTACGAGGTCGCCAGCTACATCCAGGCGATCGAGCAGCTCACCGTCACCACACTCCGCAACATCATCGGTGGCATGGACCTGGAGCGGACCCTGACCTCCCGCGAGGAGATCAACGCGGCCCTGCGCGGTGTCCTCGACGAGGCGACGGGCAAGTGGGGCATCCGCGTCAACCGCGTCGAGCTCAAGGCGATCGAACCGCCCACCTCCATCCAGGACTCGATGGAGAAGCAGATGCGCGCCGACCGTGACAAGCGCGCGGCGATCCTCACCGCCGAAGGTACGCGCCAGGCCGCGATCCTCACCGCCGAAGGTGAGAAGCAGTCCCAGATCCTCCGCGCCGAAGGTGAGGCCAAGGCCGCCGCCCTGCGCGCGGAAGGCGAAGCCCAGGCGGTCCGCACGGTCTTCGAAGCGATCCACGCCGGCGACCCCGACCAGAAGCTCCTCTCCTACCAGTACCTCCAGATGCTCCCGAAGATCGCCGAAGGCGACGCCAACAAGCTCTGGATCGTCCCCAGCGAAATCGGCGACGCCCTCAAGGGCCTCTCCGGCGCCATGGGCAACCTGGGCGGCCTGGGCGGCGGTTCCGGCAACGGCTCCTCCGGCAACACCGGTACAGAACGCCGAGAGAAGCCGTCGATCGACTGA
- a CDS encoding NfeD family protein, whose amino-acid sequence MEIDAWVWWLIGAAALGIGLVITAMPELGMLAVGAVAAAVVAGIFGGDAVVQVVSFVVVSTALIAVVRPIANRHRAQRPQLATGIDALKGKQAVVLERVDASGGRIKLAGEVWSARSLDTDRAYEVGQEVDVVDIEGATAIVM is encoded by the coding sequence GTGGAAATCGACGCGTGGGTTTGGTGGTTGATAGGCGCGGCAGCGCTCGGCATCGGGCTCGTGATCACCGCGATGCCCGAACTCGGCATGCTCGCGGTGGGCGCCGTCGCGGCCGCGGTGGTCGCCGGCATCTTCGGGGGTGACGCCGTCGTCCAGGTCGTGTCCTTCGTCGTCGTCTCGACCGCACTCATAGCCGTCGTACGGCCCATCGCGAACCGACATCGCGCGCAGCGGCCCCAACTCGCCACCGGCATCGACGCCTTGAAGGGCAAACAGGCCGTCGTACTGGAGCGCGTCGACGCGTCCGGCGGCCGGATCAAGCTCGCCGGAGAGGTCTGGTCCGCACGCTCCCTCGACACCGACCGCGCCTACGAGGTGGGCCAGGAAGTGGACGTCGTGGACATCGAGGGGGCCACGGCCATCGTCATGTGA